The proteins below come from a single Amphiura filiformis chromosome 15, Afil_fr2py, whole genome shotgun sequence genomic window:
- the LOC140171519 gene encoding 5-deoxyribose kinase-like: MLLGLNSSNIILNVGSLMASTNKKTELGIEHAESVICHHLKPLLVSFSAIPELKFLSGEFSIEVIDASYMNHVYRIREITDKSNSSNNDVATSVIVKQAPSSNKMSKIFRNQQYDILRGKHEYLVLSRFYQILPESVPKPYLYDEPSKTLVIEDLRHHVPLRRALPSGDISVPSILCKIARYLANLHRKTSQSYLGEDDFKQLRKTFANPTQVELMRQFTIVKPFCSTDPSNKTIPEIQPYLPMIYKDNDIIKAVKKLEIILLEKQDCLIHGDLYTGHVMVHEEDVKIIDAEFAHVGASAVDMGTYLAHLLFSYHGHRLYPKDDRQHYHTIIYQAIQESLNVYLKEFRLDENQVSEIAGFTGLQLIRRIIGFGYVGDIAGKPNAELASYFTGVSLLKSYQTLTTEDEFITYLLGRNYDHGLPTE; this comes from the exons ATGCTGCTAGGCCTAAATTCGTCGAACATTATTTTGAACGTAGGTTCATTGATGGCGTCCACAAATAAGAAAACAGAACTGGGAATAGAACATGCCGAATCTGTCATCTGTCATCATTTGAAACCACTGCTGGTTTCATTTAGTGCTATACCAGAACTGAAG TTTCTCAGTGGTGAATTCTCCATCGAAGTTATTGATGCCAGTTATATGAACCACGTGTACAGAATACGAGAAATCACTGACAAAAGCAACAGCAGCAACAATGATGTTGCAACCAGTGTCATCGTCAAACAAGCTCCTTCTTCGAACAAG ATGTCTAAGATTTTCCGCAACCAACAATATGACATATTGAGGGGCAAGCATGAATATCTTGTGCTCTCCAGATTCTATCAAATATTACCAGAATCCGTCCCAAAACCATATCTCTACGACGAACCTTCAAAAACAC TCGTCATAGAAGATCTTCGTCATCACGTGCCTTTACGACGAGCCCTACCTAGTGGAGATATCTCGGTGCCTAGTATTCTCTGCAAAATTGCGAGATACCTAGCTAATTTGCATAGGAAAACATCACAATCATATTTGGGTGAAGATGATTTTAAACAACTTAGAAAGACATTTGC AAATCCTACACAGGTTGAACTCATGAGGCAATTTACAATTGTGAAACCATTCTGTAGCACAGACCCCAGCAATAAAACAATACCGGAAATACAACCTTACTTGCCTATGATTTATAAGGATAACGATATCATAAAAGCTGTGAAAAAATTAGAAATTATACTTCTTGAGAAACAAGATTGTTTAATTCACGGTGATTTATATACTGGACATGTCATGGTGCATGAAGAAGATGTGAAG ATAATCGATGCAGAATTTGCTCACGTAGGAGCATCAGCAGTGGATATGGGAACCTACCTGGCACACCTATTGTTTTCATACCATGGCCATAGATTATATCCAAAAGATGACAGGCAACACTACCATACAATAATTTACCAAGCAATTCAAGAAAGTC TGAATGTTTATTTGAAAGAATTTCGACTTGACGAAAACCAAGTTTCTGAAATTGCTGGTTTTACCGGATTGCAGCTTATAAGACG TATCATTGGATTTGGCTACGTCGGCGATATAGCGGGCAAACCAAACGCTGAACTAGCCAGTTATTTCACCGGTGTTTCTCTGTTAAAATCCTACCAGACTCTTACAACTGAAGATGAATTCATCACCTATTTGTTGGGACGGAATTATGATCACGGATTACCAACAGAATAA